One region of Pogona vitticeps strain Pit_001003342236 chromosome 1, PviZW2.1, whole genome shotgun sequence genomic DNA includes:
- the KLHL32 gene encoding kelch-like protein 32 isoform X4 has protein sequence MPAQACQGGVTNTAQYQNRLMVYDPSQNKWLSRSPMLQRRVYHSMAAVQRKLYVLGGNDLDYNNDRILVRHIDSYNIDADQWTRCNFSMLTGQNESGVAVHNGRIYLVGGYSIWTNEPSACIQVLDVSKEGKEEVFYGPTLPFASNGIAACFLPAPYSTCPNLQPLQVPHHKIGTV, from the exons GAGGCGTAACAAATACAGCACAATATCAGAACAGACTAATGGTCTATGACCCTTCACAA AATAAATGGCTTAGTCGCAGCCCCATGTTGCAGAGGAGAGTTTACCATTCCATGGCTGCTGTTCAAAGAAAGCTCTATGTTTTAGGTGGCAATGACCTGGATTATAACAATGATAGGATACTTGTCCGCCACATAGACTCGTACAATATTGACGCTGACCAGTGGACACGCTGCAACTTCAGTATGTTGACAG gCCAAAATGAATCTGGAGTTGCTGTTCACAACGGCAGAATATATTTAGTTGGTGGTTATTCAATTTGGACAAATGAACCCTCAGCATGTATCCAA GTGCTGGATGTtagcaaagaaggaaaagaggaagttttCTATGGACCCACCTTGCCTTTTGCTTCTAATGGAATAGCAGCCTGTTTTCTTCCTGCTCCCTACTCTACCTGCCCAAACCTACAGCCTTTGCAAGTGCCTCACCACAAGATAGGCACTGTGTGA
- the KLHL32 gene encoding kelch-like protein 32 isoform X3: MDELLQYVRFGLMDVDTLHTVALSHPLVQTSETVMALINEALVYHQSIYAQPIWQTKRTKPRFQSDTLYIIGGKKREIFKVKELRYFNPVDQENVHIAGMANWSELAPMLVGRSHHCVAVMGDFLFVAGGEVEHATGRTCAVRTACRYDPRNNSWAEIAPMKNCREHFVLGAVDEYLYAVGGRNELRQVLPTVERYCPKKNKWTFVQSFDRSLSCHAGYVVDGLLWISGGVTNTAQYQNRLMVYDPSQNKWLSRSPMLQRRVYHSMAAVQRKLYVLGGNDLDYNNDRILVRHIDSYNIDADQWTRCNFSMLTGQNESGVAVHNGRIYLVGGYSIWTNEPSACIQVLDVSKEGKEEVFYGPTLPFASNGIAACFLPAPYSTCPNLQPLQVPHHKIGTV, from the exons ATGGATGAACTTCTCCAATATGTTCGGTTTGGGCTTATGGATGTGGATACATTGCATACAGTAGCCCTTTCTCACCCTCTTGTCCAAACTAGTGAAACTGTGATGGCACTGATCAACGAGGCCTTGGTGTATCACCAGAGCATCTATGCACAGCCAATTTGGCAGACCAAAAGGACAAAACCTCGCTTCCAGTCAGATACTCTTTACATCATTGGTGGGAAAAAGCGAGAGATCTTCAAAGTCAAAGAACTTCGGTATTTCAATCCTGTGGACCAAGAGAATGTTCATATAGCAGGAATGGCAAACTGGAGTGAACTGGCACCCATGCTGGTAGGAAGAAGCCACCACTGTGTGGCTGTAATGGGAGACTTCCTTTTTGTAGCAGGTGGTGAGGTTGAACATGCGACTGGCCGCACATGTGCTGTACGGACTGCTTGTAGATATGACCCTCGTAATAATTCTTGGGCTGAAATAGCTCCAATGAAGAACTGCCGAGAACATTTTGTGCTTGGAGCTGTTGATGAATACCTCTACGCAGTAGGAGGTAGAAATGAACTGCGTCAAGTTTTGCCTACAGTTGAGCGATACTGCcccaagaaaaacaaatggacTTTTGTTCAGTCTTTTGACAGATCTCTTTCGTGTCATGCAGGATATGTTGTGGATGGTCTTCTCTGGATATCAG GAGGCGTAACAAATACAGCACAATATCAGAACAGACTAATGGTCTATGACCCTTCACAA AATAAATGGCTTAGTCGCAGCCCCATGTTGCAGAGGAGAGTTTACCATTCCATGGCTGCTGTTCAAAGAAAGCTCTATGTTTTAGGTGGCAATGACCTGGATTATAACAATGATAGGATACTTGTCCGCCACATAGACTCGTACAATATTGACGCTGACCAGTGGACACGCTGCAACTTCAGTATGTTGACAG gCCAAAATGAATCTGGAGTTGCTGTTCACAACGGCAGAATATATTTAGTTGGTGGTTATTCAATTTGGACAAATGAACCCTCAGCATGTATCCAA GTGCTGGATGTtagcaaagaaggaaaagaggaagttttCTATGGACCCACCTTGCCTTTTGCTTCTAATGGAATAGCAGCCTGTTTTCTTCCTGCTCCCTACTCTACCTGCCCAAACCTACAGCCTTTGCAAGTGCCTCACCACAAGATAGGCACTGTGTGA
- the KLHL32 gene encoding kelch-like protein 32 isoform X5: MVYDPSQNKWLSRSPMLQRRVYHSMAAVQRKLYVLGGNDLDYNNDRILVRHIDSYNIDADQWTRCNFSMLTGQNESGVAVHNGRIYLVGGYSIWTNEPSACIQVLDVSKEGKEEVFYGPTLPFASNGIAACFLPAPYSTCPNLQPLQVPHHKIGTV; the protein is encoded by the exons ATGGTCTATGACCCTTCACAA AATAAATGGCTTAGTCGCAGCCCCATGTTGCAGAGGAGAGTTTACCATTCCATGGCTGCTGTTCAAAGAAAGCTCTATGTTTTAGGTGGCAATGACCTGGATTATAACAATGATAGGATACTTGTCCGCCACATAGACTCGTACAATATTGACGCTGACCAGTGGACACGCTGCAACTTCAGTATGTTGACAG gCCAAAATGAATCTGGAGTTGCTGTTCACAACGGCAGAATATATTTAGTTGGTGGTTATTCAATTTGGACAAATGAACCCTCAGCATGTATCCAA GTGCTGGATGTtagcaaagaaggaaaagaggaagttttCTATGGACCCACCTTGCCTTTTGCTTCTAATGGAATAGCAGCCTGTTTTCTTCCTGCTCCCTACTCTACCTGCCCAAACCTACAGCCTTTGCAAGTGCCTCACCACAAGATAGGCACTGTGTGA